The Ornithinibacillus sp. 4-3 region TGAAAATATCATTAAAAACTTAAGCTATTTGTGTCCAAGATATTGACATAGGTCCAGCTCTTTATTCTAATTAAGAAGTAATAAGTGTTTATATTTATTCAACAGAGGCTAAAATAAAGAAAAATAGTTGCATCATTGACAGCAACTGGAATAAAATGTATAATTCACATAAGAAAACTCGGAATTAAGAGAGGTGTGTATAACATGAAAGTTGTAAATAATATTACAGAATTAATTGGAGAAACACCTATTGTAAAACTAAATGGAAATACAGATGAAAATGAAGCAACAATTTATTTGAAACTAGAATTTTTTAACCCAGGAAGCTCTGTAAAAGATCGTATCGCGTTAGCAATGGTGGAAGCTGCGGAAGCAGAAGGTGTATTGAAAGCAGGAGATACTATTGTTGAACCTACAAGTGGAAATACAGGAATTGGTCTTGCGATGGTTGCAGCAGCAAAAGGTTATCGTCTAGTTGTTGTAATGCCTGATACGATGAGCATGGAACGCCGTAATTTACTTCGTGCATATGGAGCAGAATTAATATTAACTCCAGGTGCTGAAGGGATGAAGGGTGCTATTGCAAAGGCGGAAGCATTACAAAAGGAACATGGTTATTTTATTCCTCAACAATTCAGTAACCCAGCAAACCCAATAGTACATGAGAAAACAACAGGGCGAGAAATTGTTAATCAGTTAGAATCATTAGATGCTTTTATTTCTGGAATTGGTACAGGAGGTACGATTACTGGTACTGGAAAAGTATTGCGTGAACATTTTAAAGGGATTCAAATTTTTGCAGTAGAGCCAGAGGATTCTCCAGTATTATCTGGCGGTAATCCAGGGCCGCATAAAATTCAAGGAATTGGTGCAGGTTTCGTTCCGGAAGTATTAAATACGGATATTTATGATGAAATTATTAAAATTTCTAATGATGAATCCTTTAAAGCTTCTCGCGAAACAGCAGTAACCACAGGAATCTTAGGTGGAATTTCTGCAGGAGCAGCGATTGCAGCAGCGAAAAAGGTTGCAAAACGTTTAGGTAAAGGCAAAACAGTATTAGCTGTTTTACCAGATAATGGAGAAAGATATTTATCAACGGCATTATTTCAATATGATGAAGAGAATAAATAAGCAGCCAAAGAAGTAGCATCATTGCTACTTCTTTTTTCATGGATAGAAGAAGATAAAGGCTGAATTTTAAAATGAAATTGAAAATTACTTTGTCCATAAAATTTATGAACAACTATGGTAGGATAGATAAGGAAAGATTTAGTTTGGAGGATGCATGAAGATGAAATTAATCACAGAAACGAAAACTTATGATTTAAATAGACGTACTCATGTGATGGGTATTTTAAATATTACTCCAGATTCCTTTTCAGATGGCGGTTCTTATACAGAGGTAGAAAAAGCTGTTGATCAAGCTGTTAAAATGGAGCAGCTTGGTGCAGATATTATTGATATCGGTGGTGAATCCACACGACCGGGGCATAGAGTCTTATCAGTAGATGAAGAACTTCAACGTATTTTGCCAGTTATAGAAGCCGTAAGAAAAAAAGTTAAAATTCCTATTTCGGTGGATACATATAAAGCTAAAACGGCAGAACATGCAATTCGTGCTGGTGCAGATATAATTAATGATGTATGGGGAGCGAAGAGAGACCCAGAAATTGCAGATATTGCTGCGAAATATAATGTGCCGATTATTTTAATGCATAACCGGGAAAATAAAAATTACACAAACCTCATTGAAGATATGAAGCATGATTTACAAGAGAGTATTGATATTGCATTACGAGCAGGTGTGAAGCAGGAAAATATTATTTTGGATCCTGGCATTGGTTTTGCGAAATCATTGGAAGATAATTACGCAGTGCTGAATCATTTAGAGGAATTTACAAGCTTAGATTATCCTGTGTTATTAGCGACTTCTCGTAAATCATTTATAAGCAAGATTGTAGATGCTCCACCTGAGGAACGAGATAATGCCACAGGTGCTACCACTTGTCTAGGTATTACGAAAGGTGTGCAGATGATTCGTGTACATAATGTGGCCTTGCATGTGGAATTAACGAAAATGATGGATGCTATGCTTAGAGGGGTTGGCTTAGATGGATAAAATTATCTTAAAACAGATGCAATTTTATGGTTACCATGGTTTATTTTCAGAAGAGAATAAGCTCGGACAGCGATTTTTCGTCGATGCTGTCTTATACCTTGATTTAGAACCAGCAGGCAGGGCAGATGAAATGGAAGCATCTATTGATTATGGAATGGTTTTTAAATATGTACAACAAATTGCTGAAGGGGCACCGAAGCATTTAATTGAGGCAGTTGCCGAAGCGATAGCAGAGAAATTGCTTCTTTCCTTCCCATTACTCCAAGCCTGTGAAATAAAGGTAGTAAAACCAGATCCACCAATTCCTGGACATTATCATTCTGTCGCTGTTGAAATATATCGGGAGAGAAAACAATGAAAAAAGTATGGATTGGATTAGGGACGAATATTGAACCTCGTCAAGAACATATACAACAAGCTTTAGAACTGCTTGCGAAAAATTCGTGTATTACGATAAGAAAGCAGTCATCTATTTATGAAACAGCACCTGTAGGTTATACAGACCAGGCAGATTTTTTGAATATGGTCTTAGAAATAGAGACATCTCTTTCTGCTGAAGCATTGCTTGATTTTTGCCAAGGAATTGAGCAGCAATTAGGTAGAAAAAGAACAATTCGTTTTGGACCAAGAACGATAGACCTTGACATTTTGATCTATAATAATGAAAATATAAAAACGGAAAGATTAATTATTCCACATCCACGCATGCACGAGCGCGCATTTGTGCTTGTTCCGTTAAGTGAGATCGCTAATGAGCTTCTGTTAGAAAAACAGAACAAACGGGTGGGGGATTTGATTGCAGAATTACCAGATGCTCATGATGTTAAAAAATGGTCATCAGAATAGATAAATAAAGCTGATTCATGAGCTATGATGTAGTATGATATGAAGAGAAACAAACCTATCTTAAGGTGAAAACACAAGATAAAAAGCCGAAGCAACATGATAAATTATTTAATGGAGTGATCATTGTGTCAGAAGAATTAAATGAGCAAATGCTAGTACGACGAGAAAAATTAGCGACATATAGAGAAAAAGGATTAGACCCATTTGGTGATAAATTTGAAAGAACAAGTGAAGCAAAAGAGCTACAAGAAGCTTATGGGGAGTTCACTAAAGAAGAATTAGAAGAGAAAAATGCTCAAGTGATAATAGCTGGACGGATTATGACGAAGCGAGGAAAAGGTAAGGCTGGTTTTGCTCATATTCAAGACGCAACTGGACAAATTCAAATATATGTAAGAAAAAACGATGTTGGCGATGATGCATATGATGTCTTTAAAACAATTGACATAGGTGATATCGTAGGCGTAAAGGGAACAGTTTTTAAAACCAATGTAGGGGAACTATCTGTTCATGCAGCGGAATTTTATATTTTAACAAAGGCTTTGCGTCCACTACCAGATGAATATTATGGACTAAAAGATGTAGAATTGCGCTATCGTAAACGTTATTTAGATTTAATTACAAATGCAAAGAGCCGTGAAACATTTATTTTACGTAGTAAGATTATAGATTCAATGCGTCGTCATTTAAACGAGCAAGGCTTTTTAGAAGTAGAAACACCAATGATGCATGCAATTCCTGGTGGAGCATCAGCGCGACCATTTGAAACACATCATAATGCATTAGATATTCCTTTATATATGCGGATTGCTATTGAATTACATTTAAAACGTTTAATTGTTGGTGGTATCGAAAAGGTGTATGAAATTGGCCGTGTATTCCGTAACGAAGGTGTTTCAACACGTCATAATCCTGAATTCACCATGATTGAATTGTATGAGGCATATGCAGACTATCAAGATATTATGACATTAACAGAGAACTTAATTGCAAATATCGCTGAAGATGTATTAGGAACAACTACAATTACATATGGCGAAGATGTCATTGATTTAAAACCACAATGGAAAAGACAACATATGGTTGATGCGATTAAAGAAAAAACAGGTGTTGACTTCTGGAAAGAAATGACTACAGAAGAAGCGCGGGAACTTGCAAAAGAACATGGTGTGAAAATAGAAAATGGTATGGTCTATGGACATATTGTAAATGAATTCTTTGAACAAAAGGTAGAAGAAGAGCTTGTTCAACCTACATTTATATATGGTCATCCAGTGGAAATTTCTCCTCTTGCGAAACGTAATAAGGAAGATGAGCGTTTTACAGACCGTTTTGAATTATTTATTGTTCGTCGTGAGCACGCAAATGCATTTAGCGAGTTAAATGATCCAATTGAACAGCGTGCACGTTTTAAGGCGCAAGTCGAAGAAAGAGAGCAAGGAAATGATGAAGCACATCTAATGGATGAAGATTTCTTAGAAGCATTGGAATATGGAATGCCTCCAACAGGCGGCTTAGGAATTGGTATCGATCGTTTAGTAATGCTATTAACGAATGCATCATCTATTCGTGATGTTCTCCTATTCCCACAAATGCGTAATCGATAATTAGATAAAAATAATAATGGGTGCTTTACTATTTTAGTAAAGTACTCTTTATATTTTTACTTGAAAAACGTAAACAATGTTTAATTTGAATAAAAAAGGTATATAAGAAGAATAATAGACGGGAAGGTCTTTAAACTAGGCTAAAATTGTATCGGAATAAAGATATTTTCTTTTTTTGAAAAAGACTATTGCTTTATCTAAATAAACATGGTAGATTATTAAATGTTGCTCAAACAACA contains the following coding sequences:
- the folB gene encoding dihydroneopterin aldolase — its product is MDKIILKQMQFYGYHGLFSEENKLGQRFFVDAVLYLDLEPAGRADEMEASIDYGMVFKYVQQIAEGAPKHLIEAVAEAIAEKLLLSFPLLQACEIKVVKPDPPIPGHYHSVAVEIYRERKQ
- the cysK gene encoding cysteine synthase A, which codes for MKVVNNITELIGETPIVKLNGNTDENEATIYLKLEFFNPGSSVKDRIALAMVEAAEAEGVLKAGDTIVEPTSGNTGIGLAMVAAAKGYRLVVVMPDTMSMERRNLLRAYGAELILTPGAEGMKGAIAKAEALQKEHGYFIPQQFSNPANPIVHEKTTGREIVNQLESLDAFISGIGTGGTITGTGKVLREHFKGIQIFAVEPEDSPVLSGGNPGPHKIQGIGAGFVPEVLNTDIYDEIIKISNDESFKASRETAVTTGILGGISAGAAIAAAKKVAKRLGKGKTVLAVLPDNGERYLSTALFQYDEENK
- the folP gene encoding dihydropteroate synthase; protein product: MKLITETKTYDLNRRTHVMGILNITPDSFSDGGSYTEVEKAVDQAVKMEQLGADIIDIGGESTRPGHRVLSVDEELQRILPVIEAVRKKVKIPISVDTYKAKTAEHAIRAGADIINDVWGAKRDPEIADIAAKYNVPIILMHNRENKNYTNLIEDMKHDLQESIDIALRAGVKQENIILDPGIGFAKSLEDNYAVLNHLEEFTSLDYPVLLATSRKSFISKIVDAPPEERDNATGATTCLGITKGVQMIRVHNVALHVELTKMMDAMLRGVGLDG
- the lysS gene encoding lysine--tRNA ligase, which encodes MSEELNEQMLVRREKLATYREKGLDPFGDKFERTSEAKELQEAYGEFTKEELEEKNAQVIIAGRIMTKRGKGKAGFAHIQDATGQIQIYVRKNDVGDDAYDVFKTIDIGDIVGVKGTVFKTNVGELSVHAAEFYILTKALRPLPDEYYGLKDVELRYRKRYLDLITNAKSRETFILRSKIIDSMRRHLNEQGFLEVETPMMHAIPGGASARPFETHHNALDIPLYMRIAIELHLKRLIVGGIEKVYEIGRVFRNEGVSTRHNPEFTMIELYEAYADYQDIMTLTENLIANIAEDVLGTTTITYGEDVIDLKPQWKRQHMVDAIKEKTGVDFWKEMTTEEARELAKEHGVKIENGMVYGHIVNEFFEQKVEEELVQPTFIYGHPVEISPLAKRNKEDERFTDRFELFIVRREHANAFSELNDPIEQRARFKAQVEEREQGNDEAHLMDEDFLEALEYGMPPTGGLGIGIDRLVMLLTNASSIRDVLLFPQMRNR
- the folK gene encoding 2-amino-4-hydroxy-6-hydroxymethyldihydropteridine diphosphokinase — translated: MKKVWIGLGTNIEPRQEHIQQALELLAKNSCITIRKQSSIYETAPVGYTDQADFLNMVLEIETSLSAEALLDFCQGIEQQLGRKRTIRFGPRTIDLDILIYNNENIKTERLIIPHPRMHERAFVLVPLSEIANELLLEKQNKRVGDLIAELPDAHDVKKWSSE